The window TCGTTGCCGAAGAAATGGCCAAGACACGACACACGGGGCTTGCCGCAACTCTGCACTCCGATGTGGTGGTTCCGTATATCGAATCCTACGGAAGCGATGCCATCAAACGGCAGTTTCTCCCGGGGTGTGTCGATGGCAGCATCATCACGGCCGTCGCGATGACCGAGCCGGGTGCGGGAAGCGATCTGGCCGGGATGCAGACGACAGCGGAAGAAGACGGTGACTGGGTGATTCTGAACGGATCGAAGACCTTCATATCCAACGGAATCAATGCCGATCTCGTCGTGCTTGCGGCCCGAGACCCCCAGGTCGAAAATCCGTATCAGGCCATATCGCTTTATCTGCTACCGGATGGCACCCCTGGTTTCAAACGGGGCAGACGGCTTGAAAAAATGGGATGGCACAGCCAGGATACGGCCGAGCTCTTTTTCACCAATTGCCGGATACCCGCCGCCTACCGGCTTGGCGAAAAAGGGATGGGGTTTCTGATGCTCATGGAAAAGCTGCAGCAGGAGCGGCTTGCCTGCGCAGTGGGTGCCATCGTTGCAGCCGAATCCATTTTGGCGTATACAATGGAATACTGCCGAACGACGAAAGCGAACGGAAAACCCCTTTCGAAGCGTCAGGCCATCCAGTTTGCCCTGGTGGAGATGGCAACCGAGGTCAAAATTGGGCGGACGTTCGTCGATCGGCTCGTGATGTCCCACATCGCCCGCGAGAACGTGGTGATCGAGACATCGATGGCCAAATACTGGACCACCGATCTGGCCCGGCGGATGGCCGACCGTTCGATGGATGTGATCGG of the Desulfatirhabdium butyrativorans DSM 18734 genome contains:
- a CDS encoding acyl-CoA dehydrogenase family protein, translating into MELLQYTEAHRRFRQRLQAFLAAEVIPYVDQWEADHITPKSIWRKMGQNGFLCPMVSPEYGGLGGDFLYSVIVAEEMAKTRHTGLAATLHSDVVVPYIESYGSDAIKRQFLPGCVDGSIITAVAMTEPGAGSDLAGMQTTAEEDGDWVILNGSKTFISNGINADLVVLAARDPQVENPYQAISLYLLPDGTPGFKRGRRLEKMGWHSQDTAELFFTNCRIPAAYRLGEKGMGFLMLMEKLQQERLACAVGAIVAAESILAYTMEYCRTTKANGKPLSKRQAIQFALVEMATEVKIGRTFVDRLVMSHIARENVVIETSMAKYWTTDLARRMADRSMDVIGDFAMLEACPIARAFRDVRVMAIFAGTNEIMKGIAAKFMGL